The following is a genomic window from Vitis vinifera cultivar Pinot Noir 40024 chromosome 6, ASM3070453v1.
CTGGGTTCCTCATGGGAGGCCCAGAGGCTGAGCTGATGTTCACAATGAGTTCACGAACCATGGCGCTGGCTTGCTTGATCTGATCAAATGTGCCCTCTAGTTCAATGTTCCTCAAGTTTGGATCTGAATCATGGTCCTTTATGGATAATTTGGCTCCAGTCAGGCGACAGATTTGCTTTGAGTTCACCCCACTTTTCCCAATGATGGCTCCAGCCAGTGAAGCATCAACACTGATTTTAGCAGTGGCAGAGGCTCCAAAACTAGCTGCTGCAGCAAGGCCAGGTGGGGGTGGCTCAAGCCTGCCAGCCAGCCTGCCTGATCCCATGCCACGATGATCTTCATGATGGGATGGAAGTGTTGGCTTCCCAAGCTCCCACTCACCATGGGCGAAATGGCATTTATCCCCAAACTTACAGCCTTCAGCCGAGTTGTATTTGTTGCACAAGCGGGTCTTCACAGCTGGTGGAGATGAACCATCTGGGAAAGAAGGGGGCACTGCAGGATTTCTTGCAGGTGGTGCAAGAGGTGTGTTTCCCCCAAGATTAACCATCTGAGACACTGCTTTAATGCCACCAGGAACATAATGCAAGAAGTGGCATCCCTCACCAAATGGGCACCCAGAAGTGCTGCACATCAATCAGAACCAAATGCATCAGGGCAAAAAGGAAACAgatagaacaaaaataaaaagatacaaCTGGTACCAGTGAAATCAATACAGTATAATAGCATGGATTGGTTTTATGTCCTTAAGACAATAAATACTCCTAACCAATCAAAAAACTAAGCTCTAGATGGATTTCAAAACAGTAAGCTAGTCAAACAGGAACATGCCCGATGGGCTTCATGGGGCATATCTGGACTAAGAAAACCacatttgttattttcattttcagattaagatgaacaaataaaaagtcgggaaaaaaaaagaaaaaaaaatcagcccTATCATAGAAAACATAATAGAGAAAACAGAAATAGCTTTAGTGTATTATGTGATAGAGATAAATAATACTGAATTTCTATTCCCATAAGAAAATCCTTGTTATTGAGCCAAACAAAATCAATGTTCATTTAATCAAGAATGAAAGCTAAGATACTAAAAATGAAGTATTATTCTCAGCCTGATTTATTCATCTGTGTAATTACTCAAGTATTTAATATTCAAGTATTTGGGCACATGAAATAATCTAGAGCACCAAAGGACAAGAACTTGGGTTACCATCATCCAGATCAGTTAATTTAGGCTACACCTAGTCAAATGTAGATAGAATGACTGAATCAACTCCAAATATTTGAGAGAAAGACTGAATTCACAAGATAAGGAGAGGACTAGTGCTCATGATTTTGTGGAAGAAAACAACCCTCTGACTCACTAAAAATTGCACAATAGATTACACATCTCAATAGAATATACAAGCACATTAGCGATAATGCCTTGCAGAATATGTTTCCACACAATGAGCACATACTGTGATCCCTTGTCAATGCAGTGTAAACAAAGCTTTATGCTTGCATAAGCTTAAAGTTCTCTAGTTGCAAACATAATAAAGCTAGCTTCAGATCATGGAGGCAAGTCTGGAATGCAATGCACATGGAAATAAATGTAATCATAAAGCCTACATAAGAAAAACCAGAAATGCAAATGAATAAAACCTCCCAGCAAATCAACCACCTAAGAAGCAAGAAATCTTCCACATAAGCCAAGCAGTATTCTCTTAACAGGTTTGAGGGCCAAATCAAAACACATTTGAACTACTAACGTAGGATTATACTCCCCATGTCAACCTTTTTATTGGTCCcacttttcatttttcaatattcTCCAAACATTTGTCTCCTTGGCAAAGGATGACCTCTTTGAATGCATAATGCTACAGCATCAGGTATCTCATAAATTCAGAAATGTCATTTCCAGGTTGACAATTAACTAGCATTTGTCCTCCATCTGTTGGCATCTAGATTTCTAGAGCAAGAACCAACTGAAGTTGGATTTAATATCTATCTGAATAATATTCCTAATACTTCTTGCTT
Proteins encoded in this region:
- the LOC100263958 gene encoding zinc finger CCCH domain-containing protein 14, with translation MELGGARKRGRQEGTLNGNGGFKKSKQEMESFSSGIGSKSKPCTKFFSTSGCPFGEGCHFLHYVPGGIKAVSQMVNLGGNTPLAPPARNPAVPPSFPDGSSPPAVKTRLCNKYNSAEGCKFGDKCHFAHGEWELGKPTLPSHHEDHRGMGSGRLAGRLEPPPPGLAAAASFGASATAKISVDASLAGAIIGKSGVNSKQICRLTGAKLSIKDHDSDPNLRNIELEGTFDQIKQASAMVRELIVNISSASGPPMRNPAMQASAAANNFKTKLCENFTKGSCTFGERCHFAHGADELRKPAGM